One window of the bacterium genome contains the following:
- a CDS encoding type II toxin-antitoxin system RelE/ParE family toxin — MEISFTKSFLRDYEDLPPNLKDRVKKAILKLASDIEHPSLRVHKMKGRSNVWEARVTDGYRMTFSREEGTLIMRRVGPHDILKKI; from the coding sequence GTGGAAATCTCTTTTACGAAGAGTTTCCTCCGCGATTATGAAGACCTGCCACCCAATTTGAAAGATCGTGTGAAAAAGGCCATTTTGAAATTGGCGAGCGATATCGAGCATCCTTCCCTCCGGGTGCACAAGATGAAGGGCAGGTCAAACGTCTGGGAAGCCCGTGTGACCGACGGGTATCGAATGACGTTCTCGCGCGAAGAAGGAACTCTCATCATGCGTCGTGTTGGTCCCCACGACATCCTCAAGAAGATCTGA